In the genome of Thermoproteus tenax Kra 1, the window CTCGAAGTCTTTGCCCACGGCGTCTACATTGCCCCAGAGCTCCGGAGTGTCCACCTCTAGGAACCCTCTCACTGGCTCCCCCAGGCGGCCGTTCTCTATCATGTAGGCCTCGAAAAATCCGTATCTGCCGGCGTATCTTATGTCGTCGATGTTCCACTCAGTGTAGGAGACCACGTATATGCCCCTCTTGGTGTCCTCTATGATCTCCTCGGGCCTCCAGTCACCGGGGACCATGTAGGTGTTGCTCATCCGGGGTATAGGCTCTCTGTCGAACGCCGAAGCTCTAGCTCCGGCGTTGCTGTGGACGCCTATGACTGCGGCGTACTGTCTGTTGTTTATAAACTCGTTCGCCACGCCGCGCTCCACAAGCCTCTTGGGCCTGGCGACGACCCCCTCCTCGTCCACTAGATAGAACCCGTACGTCTCAGGGAGCGTGGGGTCGTCCACTATGTTCACCAACTCGCTACCTATCCTCACGCGTAGGTTCTCCGGCCTCACGTAGGACTCGCCGGCCTCAGCGGCCTCCCTCCCGAATATTCGGTCAAGCTCGAGCGGATGGCCCACAGACTCGTGGACGAAGATCCCGGTCATCTCCGGCGCGAAGACCAGGTCGTATCTTCCGGGCGAGACGGGCTTGGCTCTCTCCAGGAGCTCCGACACCTTCTTGGACTCCCTCTCCACGCCCTCAGCGAATTTCTTGACGGCGGCCGCCGTAGTCCCGCCGGCGAAGACGTCCCTCTGAAGGCTCCCCTTGGCGGGATCATATTTTATCAAGAGCGAGAATAGAGATATCCTCGGGATCTTGCTGTAGACGTCGGCGCCGTCGCTCGTGACTATACGCTTCTCTGTGACCGCCAACGCGCCCGACAGTATCCTCACTGTGAGGTCTTGCGCCGTCCTGGCATCTGCCTCTTTGAGTATCTCGACTAGGTCGGCCTCCAGAGGAGGCAGCTCGTATTTAACTACGGCGAGCCTCTCTTGGGAGAGCTCCACCGGCCTCCTCCTGGCCCTCCCGGCGGCTTTGGCCAACTTCACGGCGCGCTCCACTGCTCCGAAGAGGCCCTCGCCTCTATCGCCGGGCGCCGCCGAGAAGCCCAGCCCTCCCTCGGCCAGGGCTCTGACGCCGAAACCCGAGGATCTGAAGGACCCCGACCCCTCGAAGGACCCGTTCCTGAACCTAGCCCATCTGCCCTCCGTTCGCTCGTATCTCACTTCAACGTATTTGGCGCCCAGGGAGAGGCCGTACTCTACGGCCTTCCTCAGTAGGTCATCCATATAGGAAAAGCCGAAGGATATTAATCTACTTGCACCCCGAGGACCTTCTGAAAGAACTCGATGGCCTCCTGTTTTGTGACCAACTGGCCTTTGCCGACCTTGCTCCTCCTGCGCCTTCTGAGCTGAACCCTCAGGCCCGGCTTGGCCAGCTTCACGCAGACGTCCATCCCCCAGACTCCAACCGCTGGGTCGTATTTGACGCCGGGGATCAATATGTGCTCCTTTATGCCGAAGCACACGTTCCCCCTTTCGTCGAAGCTCGAAGATTTAACTCTATTTCCCACGGCAGCGAGAGCCTTGGCCAAGAATTGAACTGCTTTGTCCCTCCTGAGCGTTACAGCTACCGCGATGGGCTCGCCCCTCTTCACGTTCCACTCCTTTATGCTCCTCTTGGCCCTCCTCAGCGAGGGCGTCTGGCCTGTGAGCTCCTCGAGCAGACCCCTAGCCTTCTCCAACCTCTCGCCCCCTTCGCCGACTCCTATATTGACCACGACTTTCTCTATAAAGATCCTCTGCATGGGGTGCTCCCTCTGAAGCACTAGCTCCTTCCAAGTCTTCTGGGCTAAGGCGGACATGCCACCCCCACTGGGCACAGATTATTAATTTTTCCTCTCTAAGTTTAAAAGAGGGATCTATCTCCCAAGTATGAGGGCCGCGCTGTTCTCGGGAGGGAAGGACAGCGTCTATGTAGCGCTCCTCGAGTGGCCGGTGGATATATTCG includes:
- a CDS encoding TldD/PmbA family protein; its protein translation is MDDLLRKAVEYGLSLGAKYVEVRYERTEGRWARFRNGSFEGSGSFRSSGFGVRALAEGGLGFSAAPGDRGEGLFGAVERAVKLAKAAGRARRRPVELSQERLAVVKYELPPLEADLVEILKEADARTAQDLTVRILSGALAVTEKRIVTSDGADVYSKIPRISLFSLLIKYDPAKGSLQRDVFAGGTTAAAVKKFAEGVERESKKVSELLERAKPVSPGRYDLVFAPEMTGIFVHESVGHPLELDRIFGREAAEAGESYVRPENLRVRIGSELVNIVDDPTLPETYGFYLVDEEGVVARPKRLVERGVANEFINNRQYAAVIGVHSNAGARASAFDREPIPRMSNTYMVPGDWRPEEIIEDTKRGIYVVSYTEWNIDDIRYAGRYGFFEAYMIENGRLGEPVRGFLEVDTPELWGNVDAVGKDFELYVGTCGKGNPMQGVPVTMGGPTFRSRNLLVTP
- a CDS encoding 50S ribosomal protein L5 — encoded protein: MSALAQKTWKELVLQREHPMQRIFIEKVVVNIGVGEGGERLEKARGLLEELTGQTPSLRRAKRSIKEWNVKRGEPIAVAVTLRRDKAVQFLAKALAAVGNRVKSSSFDERGNVCFGIKEHILIPGVKYDPAVGVWGMDVCVKLAKPGLRVQLRRRRRSKVGKGQLVTKQEAIEFFQKVLGVQVD